One genomic region from Anticarsia gemmatalis isolate Benzon Research Colony breed Stoneville strain chromosome 7, ilAntGemm2 primary, whole genome shotgun sequence encodes:
- the LOC142974059 gene encoding uncharacterized protein LOC142974059 isoform X1: protein MGPSKFIATILIILALARGGNLESVEFKIGGKSIIIPLVHPVHVTRVNAANLDNLKLPIPNLAELIALARHRPPPQPPPRRLLPPDPQAPPGPLLQPPHYNPPYDARPQYPEVPPQNHPDYRPVLPALQRPNYPPVQPPDYQPVQPAVQRPDYPPVQPALQRPDYPPVQPAVQRPDYPPVQPALQRPDYPPVQPAVQRPDYRPVPPEVHNPVYPLVQPQIQRPDYRPVQPELHRPDYRPVTPEVHHPDYHPVQPEVHYPDYRPLQPAVQQPDYRPVQPEAQHPGYGPLQPVSQPPPNAYPYPVLQQQSPVPYNPIPHQPIPDHYHPSPQTPVSSKPNAIEMPKQHPEIQRGHVEPHLVASDPKPPQEVTVPKPPPAHDKKDKPEHPKPKAAKKEKGEKPRPRPDLPNVITLHPVTPGPDIIITLYPTSSTPDNPVTIQPSSTYGPDNIVTIHPSSPGPDINPTYPSSPDSYIATTAYPSSPWPDNTFTDHPSSPWPENSNTGPTPTLADDIVTSHSPSAANEHEVTSHSSLDAHEHEVTSHSPLDAHEHEVTSHSPLDAHEHEVTSHSPLDAHEHEVTSHSPLDAHEHKVTSHSPLDAHEHEVTSLSPLAAHEHEVTSHSPLAAHEHEVTSHSPLYAHEHEVTSLSPLAAHEHEVTSHSPLYAHEHEVTSHSSLDAHEHEVTSHSPLYAHEHEVTSHSSLDAHEHEVTSHSPLYAHEHEVTSLSPLAAHEHEVTSHSPLDAHEHEVTSHSPLDAHEHEVTSHSPNTYLPEQITSPAGEIITSTAEQDETTNYSQYTTIVAITSSSPQETTEHQPNDIITTKVEQDEQTNNSQNPTTDSLTTASLIEDATQDNSKSSATSRDITTSGSIDTTTALDSTDNKTTDSPMTTPTQDSSTENFLSSSSAQDTTIDQTLYTTTDYTLTSTTQESSTDQSQGTTESYLTTLTPAKEGPTDQPQYTTTDYLSTSSIAQDTSTKQLQDATTSIPAFSSTARDKPIQQPQNSSTDYSKVSSEGRYSSTSQLKSTTTNSSRTPSTEQDESTDQSQIITTDYPLTSSTEPDSTTEQTKSTTTNIPTSSTTIRDIFTDQSQSTTENYEVTSPQDESSDQFKNSSSDYSVTSPAEQHSSTDHLQSTTNFARTPSTEQEETAYPSTSTTEQSQSTTTNVPTSSSTTQDLSTNESQRSTKDYSVTLSTAQDESTDQTQNATTDIPKASTTTQNTFVDHSQTTTVATPDAQESTTEQEQDLSTYYSELSPEEEYSTTDQSESMADYFETGPTAQGSTTRLSQSPSTDYTVSSPTAEYSTFNQSQKSSSDYPYPSSNEQVTTTGQSQSSTTEYFVTSSTAEAVTNQQSATTVYAVTGPSSQDSITDQYQSSTTEYTATSSTEQEVSNNQSQNTATDYPLTSSAAPDSTRSQAQSSSTEYFTTSSTEQSSTTDQSQNSSTDNYSVSSSTGADTTTVRTSTRSERSTAKYETVTSSPQLNNTNKNNTAATTSGNRPHRSRSFVSGGKRHRRRRGRGQHSKPGSRGPGGRRRRRRRRRTTTTRAPPVTTHAPSTTQRVP, encoded by the exons ATGGGGCCCAGCAAGTTCATAGCGACTATTCTTATAATCCTG GCGCTGGCTCGAGGTGGAAACTTGGAATCTGTCG AATTCAAAATCGGCggtaaaagtataataattccCCTAGTTCACCCGGTGCACGTGACGCGCGTCAATGCCGCGAACTTGGACAACTTGAAGCTCCCTATACCGAACCTGGCGGAGCTGATCGCTCTCGCGCGACACCGACCTCCGCCGCAACCGCCACCACGACGCCTATTACCTCCAGACCCTCAAGCACCTCCTGGACCACTGCTACAACCCCCTCATTACAATCCACCATACGATGCGAGACCTCAATACCCTGAGGTGCCGCCACAAAACCATCCAGACTACCGACCAGTGCTACCTGCACTGCAGCGTCCCAACTATCCACCAGTGCAACCTCCCGACTATCAACCAGTGCAACCGGCAGTCCAACGTCCCGACTATCCACCAGTACAACCAGCACTGCAGCGTCCCGACTATCCACCAGTGCAACCCGCAGTCCAACGTCCCGACTATCCACCAGTACAACCAGCACTGCAGCGTCCCGACTATCCACCAGTGCAACCCGCAGTCCAACGTCCCGACTATCGGCCAGTTCCCCCTGAAGTGCACAACCCAGTCTACCCACTAGTGCAGCCTCAGATACAGCGCCCAGACTATCGGCCAGTGCAGCCTGAATTGCACCGCCCAGACTATAGACCAGTGACACCTGAAGTGCACCATCCCGACTATCATCCAGTGCAACCTGAAGTGCACTATCCCGACTACCGCCCATTGCAACCTGCAGTGCAGCAACCAGACTATCGACCAGTGCAGCCTGAGGCACAGCATCCGGGCTATGGACCACTACAGCCTGTCTCACAGCCTCCTCCAAACGCGTATCCTTACCCAGTACTACAGCAACAATCACCTGTACCGTACAATCCTATTCCTCATCAGCCGATACCTGATCATTACCACCCTTCACCTCAAACCCCTGTCAGTTCAAAACCAAATGCTATTGAAATGCCGAAACAACACCCTGAAATTCAACGTGGTCACGTAGAGCCTCATTTAGTGGCTTCTGATCCAAAACCACCTCAAGAGGTGACTGTACCTAAGCCTCCGCCTGCACACGATAAAAAAG ATAAACCAGAACATCCCAAACCAAAAgcagcaaaaaaagaaaaaggagAAAAGCCTCGCCCAAGACCAGACTTGCCGAACGTAATCACTTTACATCCGGTTACGCCGGGGCCGGATATTATCATTACCTTATACCCCACCTCATCCACCCCGGATAATCCAGTCACTATTCAACCATCATCAACATACGGGCCGGATAATATTGTCACTATACACCCATCTTCACCTGGACCGGATATAAATCCAACATATCCGTCTTCACCAGATTCTTATATTGCAACTACTGCTTATCCATCTTCACCCTGGCCGGATAATACTTTCACAGATCATCCCTCTTCGCCCTGGCCAGAAAATTCAAATACTGGACCAACGCCAACTTTAGCAGATGATATAGTGACGTCGCACTCACCTTCAGCCGCTAATGAACATGAAGTAACGTCACATTCCTCACTAGACGCTCATGAACAtgaagtgacgtcacactcaCCACTAGACGCACATGAACAtgaagtgacgtcacactcaCCACTAGACGCTCATGAACAtgaagtgacgtcacactcaCCACTAGACGCACATGAACAtgaagtgacgtcacactcaCCACTAGACGCTCATGAACataaagtgacgtcacactcaCCTCTAGACGCACATGAACATGAAGTGACGTCACTCTCACCACTAGCCGCTCATGAACAtgaagtgacgtcacactcaCCGCTAGCCGCACATGAACAtgaagtgacgtcacactcaCCGCTATACGCACATGAACATGAAGTGACGTCACTCTCACCACTAGCCGCTCATGAACAtgaagtgacgtcacactcaCCGCTATACGCACATGAACAtgaagtgacgtcacactcCTCACTAGACGCACATGAACAtgaagtgacgtcacactcaCCGCTATACGCACATGAACAtgaagtgacgtcacactcCTCACTAGACGCACATGAACAtgaagtgacgtcacactcaCCGCTATACGCACATGAACATGAAGTGACGTCACTCTCACCACTAGCCGCTCATGAACAtgaagtgacgtcacactcaCCACTAGACGCACATGAACAtgaagtgacgtcacactcaCCACTAGACGCACATGAACAtgaagtgacgtcacactcaCCAAATACTTATTTGCCTGAACAAATAACTTCACCTGCAGGAGAAATTATAACATCAACAGCTGAGCAAGATGAAACAACAAATTATTCACAGTATACAACTATTGTTGCAATTACATCTTCATCACCGCAAGAGACAACAGAACACCAACCGAATGACATTATAACAACAAAAGTCGAGCAAGatgaacaaacaaataattcgCAGAATCCAACAACGGACTCTTTAACGACAGCGTCGTTAATAGAAGATGCAACACAGGACAATAGCAAGTCATCAGCCACATCACGTGATATAACAACAAGCGGATCAATTGACACAACGACTGCATTAGATTCAACtgataataaaacaacagaCTCTCCTATGACAACGCCCACTCAGGATTCTTCAACAGAGAATTTTCTATCGTCGTCTTCGGCTCAAGACACAACTATAGACCAAACTCTTTACACTACAACAGATTATACTTTAACATCAACTACACAAGAATCATCAACGGACCAATCACAAGGCACGACAGAAAGTTATTTAACGACGTTAACACCCGCAAAAGAAGGACCAACTGATCAGCCACAGTATACAACAACAGATTATCTCTCGACATCATCGATCGCACAAGACACATCAACAAAGCAATTGCAGGATGCAACAACGAGTATTCCTGCATTTTCATCTACAGCTCGAGATAAACCAATACAACAACCACAGAATTCTTCAACAGATTATTCCAAGGTATCATCAGAGGGACGATATTCATCCACAAGTCAATTGAAGAGCACAACAACCAATTCCTCAAGAACGCCATCAACTGAACAAGATGAATCAACAGACCAATCTCAAATCATAACAACGGATTATCCTTTGACATCGTCTACTGAACCTGATTCCACCACAGAACAGACCAAAAGCACAACTACTAATATCCCCACGTCTTCAACAACAATACGAGATATATTTACGGATCAATCACAAAGTACAACTGAAAACTATGAAGTAACATCACCACAAGATGAGTCATCAgatcaatttaaaaattcatCCTCAGATTATTCAGTGACGTCACCGGCTGAACAACATTCATCAACGGATCATTTGCAGTCAACAACGAACTTCGCAAGAACACCATCGACCGAACAAGAGGAAACGGCTTATCCTTCAACGTCAACCACAGAACAATCACAAAGCACAACTACTAACGTCCCTACATCTTCATCAACAACACAAGATCTATCAACAAACGAATCACAGCGGTCTACAAAAGATTACTCAGTGACATTATCAACCGCACAAGATGAATCAACAGATCAAACTCAAAACGCAACAACAGATATACCTAAGGCATCTACAACTACACAAAATACTTTTGTAGACCACTCACAGACGACTACAGTGGCGACACCAGACGCACAAGAGTCTACCACAGAACAAGAACAAGATTTATCTACATACTATTCCGAATTATCACCAGAGGAAGAATATTCAACAACAGATCAATCGGAGAGCATGGCAGATTATTTTGAAACGGGACCAACAGCGCAAGGTTCAACAACTAGACTATCTCAAAGTCCATCAACAGATTATACTGTGTCATCACCAACTGCGGAATATTCTACATTCAACCAATCACAAAAATCATCATCAGATTACCCTTATCCGTCGTCAAATGAACAAGTAACAACAACTGGCCAATCTCAAAGCTCAAcaactgaatattttgtgaCGTCTTCAACTGCCGAGGCAGTGACAAACCAACAATCAGCAACAACGGTTTATGCGGTGACAGGACCGAGTTCCCAAGATTCAATAACTGACCAATATCAAAGCTCAACAACTGAATATACTGCAACGTCATCAACTGAACAGGAAGTATCAAATAACCAATCGCAGAATACAGCTACAGATTATCCTTTAACGTCATCAGCTGCGCCAGATTCAACCAGAAGCCAAGCGCAAAGTTCATCAACAGAATATTTTACAACATCATCAACTGAACAAAGCTCAACAACTGACCAATCGCAGAACTCATCAACAGATAATTATTCTGTTTCGTCATCAACGGGAGCAGACACAACAACTGTTCGCACTTCCACGCGGTCAGAACGATCAACGGCGAAGTACGAAACAGTGACGTCATCACCACAGCTAAACAacactaacaaaaataacactg CTGCAACAACTAGTGGAAATCGACCCCATCGTT CTCGCTCGTTCGTTTCAGGTGGAAAGCGACACAGAAGACGTAGAGGACGCG GTCAGCACAGCAAGCCAGGATCCCGAGGTCCGGGCGGACGCAGGCGGCGCAGACGCAGACGCCGCACAACCACGACTCGCGCGCCTCCCGTCACCACGCATGCGCCCTCTACGACCCAAAGAGTTCCGTAA
- the LOC142974059 gene encoding uncharacterized protein LOC142974059 isoform X2, which produces MGPSKFIATILIILALARGGNLESVEFKIGGKSIIIPLVHPVHVTRVNAANLDNLKLPIPNLAELIALARHRPPPQPPPRRLLPPDPQAPPGPLLQPPHYNPPYDARPQYPEVPPQNHPDYRPVLPALQRPNYPPVQPPDYQPVQPAVQRPDYPPVQPALQRPDYPPVQPAVQRPDYPPVQPALQRPDYPPVQPAVQRPDYRPVPPEVHNPVYPLVQPQIQRPDYRPVQPELHRPDYRPVTPEVHHPDYHPVQPEVHYPDYRPLQPAVQQPDYRPVQPEAQHPGYGPLQPVSQPPPNAYPYPVLQQQSPVPYNPIPHQPIPDHYHPSPQTPVSSKPNAIEMPKQHPEIQRGHVEPHLVASDPKPPQEVTVPKPPPAHDKKDKPEHPKPKAAKKEKGEKPRPRPDLPNVITLHPVTPGPDIIITLYPTSSTPDNPVTIQPSSTYGPDNIVTIHPSSPGPDINPTYPSSPDSYIATTAYPSSPWPDNTFTDHPSSPWPENSNTGPTPTLADDIVTSHSPSAANEHEVTSHSSLDAHEHEVTSHSPLDAHEHEVTSHSPLDAHEHEVTSHSPLDAHEHEVTSHSPLDAHEHKVTSHSPLDAHEHEVTSLSPLAAHEHEVTSHSPLAAHEHEVTSHSPLYAHEHEVTSLSPLAAHEHEVTSHSPLYAHEHEVTSHSSLDAHEHEVTSHSPLYAHEHEVTSHSSLDAHEHEVTSHSPLYAHEHEVTSLSPLAAHEHEVTSHSPLDAHEHEVTSHSPLDAHEHEVTSHSPNTYLPEQITSPAGEIITSTAEQDETTNYSQYTTIVAITSSSPQETTEHQPNDIITTKVEQDEQTNNSQNPTTDSLTTASLIEDATQDNSKSSATSRDITTSGSIDTTTALDSTDNKTTDSPMTTPTQDSSTENFLSSSSAQDTTIDQTLYTTTDYTLTSTTQESSTDQSQGTTESYLTTLTPAKEGPTDQPQYTTTDYLSTSSIAQDTSTKQLQDATTSIPAFSSTARDKPIQQPQNSSTDYSKVSSEGRYSSTSQLKSTTTNSSRTPSTEQDESTDQSQIITTDYPLTSSTEPDSTTEQTKSTTTNIPTSSTTIRDIFTDQSQSTTENYEVTSPQDESSDQFKNSSSDYSVTSPAEQHSSTDHLQSTTNFARTPSTEQEETAYPSTSTTEQSQSTTTNVPTSSSTTQDLSTNESQRSTKDYSVTLSTAQDESTDQTQNATTDIPKASTTTQNTFVDHSQTTTVATPDAQESTTEQEQDLSTYYSELSPEEEYSTTDQSESMADYFETGPTAQGSTTRLSQSPSTDYTVSSPTAEYSTFNQSQKSSSDYPYPSSNEQVTTTGQSQSSTTEYFVTSSTAEAVTNQQSATTVYAVTGPSSQDSITDQYQSSTTEYTATSSTEQEVSNNQSQNTATDYPLTSSAAPDSTRSQAQSSSTEYFTTSSTEQSSTTDQSQNSSTDNYSVSSSTGADTTTVRTSTRSERSTAKYETVTSSPQLNNTNKNNTAATTSGNRPHRCGKRHRRRRGRGQHSKPGSRGPGGRRRRRRRRRTTTTRAPPVTTHAPSTTQRVP; this is translated from the exons ATGGGGCCCAGCAAGTTCATAGCGACTATTCTTATAATCCTG GCGCTGGCTCGAGGTGGAAACTTGGAATCTGTCG AATTCAAAATCGGCggtaaaagtataataattccCCTAGTTCACCCGGTGCACGTGACGCGCGTCAATGCCGCGAACTTGGACAACTTGAAGCTCCCTATACCGAACCTGGCGGAGCTGATCGCTCTCGCGCGACACCGACCTCCGCCGCAACCGCCACCACGACGCCTATTACCTCCAGACCCTCAAGCACCTCCTGGACCACTGCTACAACCCCCTCATTACAATCCACCATACGATGCGAGACCTCAATACCCTGAGGTGCCGCCACAAAACCATCCAGACTACCGACCAGTGCTACCTGCACTGCAGCGTCCCAACTATCCACCAGTGCAACCTCCCGACTATCAACCAGTGCAACCGGCAGTCCAACGTCCCGACTATCCACCAGTACAACCAGCACTGCAGCGTCCCGACTATCCACCAGTGCAACCCGCAGTCCAACGTCCCGACTATCCACCAGTACAACCAGCACTGCAGCGTCCCGACTATCCACCAGTGCAACCCGCAGTCCAACGTCCCGACTATCGGCCAGTTCCCCCTGAAGTGCACAACCCAGTCTACCCACTAGTGCAGCCTCAGATACAGCGCCCAGACTATCGGCCAGTGCAGCCTGAATTGCACCGCCCAGACTATAGACCAGTGACACCTGAAGTGCACCATCCCGACTATCATCCAGTGCAACCTGAAGTGCACTATCCCGACTACCGCCCATTGCAACCTGCAGTGCAGCAACCAGACTATCGACCAGTGCAGCCTGAGGCACAGCATCCGGGCTATGGACCACTACAGCCTGTCTCACAGCCTCCTCCAAACGCGTATCCTTACCCAGTACTACAGCAACAATCACCTGTACCGTACAATCCTATTCCTCATCAGCCGATACCTGATCATTACCACCCTTCACCTCAAACCCCTGTCAGTTCAAAACCAAATGCTATTGAAATGCCGAAACAACACCCTGAAATTCAACGTGGTCACGTAGAGCCTCATTTAGTGGCTTCTGATCCAAAACCACCTCAAGAGGTGACTGTACCTAAGCCTCCGCCTGCACACGATAAAAAAG ATAAACCAGAACATCCCAAACCAAAAgcagcaaaaaaagaaaaaggagAAAAGCCTCGCCCAAGACCAGACTTGCCGAACGTAATCACTTTACATCCGGTTACGCCGGGGCCGGATATTATCATTACCTTATACCCCACCTCATCCACCCCGGATAATCCAGTCACTATTCAACCATCATCAACATACGGGCCGGATAATATTGTCACTATACACCCATCTTCACCTGGACCGGATATAAATCCAACATATCCGTCTTCACCAGATTCTTATATTGCAACTACTGCTTATCCATCTTCACCCTGGCCGGATAATACTTTCACAGATCATCCCTCTTCGCCCTGGCCAGAAAATTCAAATACTGGACCAACGCCAACTTTAGCAGATGATATAGTGACGTCGCACTCACCTTCAGCCGCTAATGAACATGAAGTAACGTCACATTCCTCACTAGACGCTCATGAACAtgaagtgacgtcacactcaCCACTAGACGCACATGAACAtgaagtgacgtcacactcaCCACTAGACGCTCATGAACAtgaagtgacgtcacactcaCCACTAGACGCACATGAACAtgaagtgacgtcacactcaCCACTAGACGCTCATGAACataaagtgacgtcacactcaCCTCTAGACGCACATGAACATGAAGTGACGTCACTCTCACCACTAGCCGCTCATGAACAtgaagtgacgtcacactcaCCGCTAGCCGCACATGAACAtgaagtgacgtcacactcaCCGCTATACGCACATGAACATGAAGTGACGTCACTCTCACCACTAGCCGCTCATGAACAtgaagtgacgtcacactcaCCGCTATACGCACATGAACAtgaagtgacgtcacactcCTCACTAGACGCACATGAACAtgaagtgacgtcacactcaCCGCTATACGCACATGAACAtgaagtgacgtcacactcCTCACTAGACGCACATGAACAtgaagtgacgtcacactcaCCGCTATACGCACATGAACATGAAGTGACGTCACTCTCACCACTAGCCGCTCATGAACAtgaagtgacgtcacactcaCCACTAGACGCACATGAACAtgaagtgacgtcacactcaCCACTAGACGCACATGAACAtgaagtgacgtcacactcaCCAAATACTTATTTGCCTGAACAAATAACTTCACCTGCAGGAGAAATTATAACATCAACAGCTGAGCAAGATGAAACAACAAATTATTCACAGTATACAACTATTGTTGCAATTACATCTTCATCACCGCAAGAGACAACAGAACACCAACCGAATGACATTATAACAACAAAAGTCGAGCAAGatgaacaaacaaataattcgCAGAATCCAACAACGGACTCTTTAACGACAGCGTCGTTAATAGAAGATGCAACACAGGACAATAGCAAGTCATCAGCCACATCACGTGATATAACAACAAGCGGATCAATTGACACAACGACTGCATTAGATTCAACtgataataaaacaacagaCTCTCCTATGACAACGCCCACTCAGGATTCTTCAACAGAGAATTTTCTATCGTCGTCTTCGGCTCAAGACACAACTATAGACCAAACTCTTTACACTACAACAGATTATACTTTAACATCAACTACACAAGAATCATCAACGGACCAATCACAAGGCACGACAGAAAGTTATTTAACGACGTTAACACCCGCAAAAGAAGGACCAACTGATCAGCCACAGTATACAACAACAGATTATCTCTCGACATCATCGATCGCACAAGACACATCAACAAAGCAATTGCAGGATGCAACAACGAGTATTCCTGCATTTTCATCTACAGCTCGAGATAAACCAATACAACAACCACAGAATTCTTCAACAGATTATTCCAAGGTATCATCAGAGGGACGATATTCATCCACAAGTCAATTGAAGAGCACAACAACCAATTCCTCAAGAACGCCATCAACTGAACAAGATGAATCAACAGACCAATCTCAAATCATAACAACGGATTATCCTTTGACATCGTCTACTGAACCTGATTCCACCACAGAACAGACCAAAAGCACAACTACTAATATCCCCACGTCTTCAACAACAATACGAGATATATTTACGGATCAATCACAAAGTACAACTGAAAACTATGAAGTAACATCACCACAAGATGAGTCATCAgatcaatttaaaaattcatCCTCAGATTATTCAGTGACGTCACCGGCTGAACAACATTCATCAACGGATCATTTGCAGTCAACAACGAACTTCGCAAGAACACCATCGACCGAACAAGAGGAAACGGCTTATCCTTCAACGTCAACCACAGAACAATCACAAAGCACAACTACTAACGTCCCTACATCTTCATCAACAACACAAGATCTATCAACAAACGAATCACAGCGGTCTACAAAAGATTACTCAGTGACATTATCAACCGCACAAGATGAATCAACAGATCAAACTCAAAACGCAACAACAGATATACCTAAGGCATCTACAACTACACAAAATACTTTTGTAGACCACTCACAGACGACTACAGTGGCGACACCAGACGCACAAGAGTCTACCACAGAACAAGAACAAGATTTATCTACATACTATTCCGAATTATCACCAGAGGAAGAATATTCAACAACAGATCAATCGGAGAGCATGGCAGATTATTTTGAAACGGGACCAACAGCGCAAGGTTCAACAACTAGACTATCTCAAAGTCCATCAACAGATTATACTGTGTCATCACCAACTGCGGAATATTCTACATTCAACCAATCACAAAAATCATCATCAGATTACCCTTATCCGTCGTCAAATGAACAAGTAACAACAACTGGCCAATCTCAAAGCTCAAcaactgaatattttgtgaCGTCTTCAACTGCCGAGGCAGTGACAAACCAACAATCAGCAACAACGGTTTATGCGGTGACAGGACCGAGTTCCCAAGATTCAATAACTGACCAATATCAAAGCTCAACAACTGAATATACTGCAACGTCATCAACTGAACAGGAAGTATCAAATAACCAATCGCAGAATACAGCTACAGATTATCCTTTAACGTCATCAGCTGCGCCAGATTCAACCAGAAGCCAAGCGCAAAGTTCATCAACAGAATATTTTACAACATCATCAACTGAACAAAGCTCAACAACTGACCAATCGCAGAACTCATCAACAGATAATTATTCTGTTTCGTCATCAACGGGAGCAGACACAACAACTGTTCGCACTTCCACGCGGTCAGAACGATCAACGGCGAAGTACGAAACAGTGACGTCATCACCACAGCTAAACAacactaacaaaaataacactg CTGCAACAACTAGTGGAAATCGACCCCATCGTT GTGGAAAGCGACACAGAAGACGTAGAGGACGCG GTCAGCACAGCAAGCCAGGATCCCGAGGTCCGGGCGGACGCAGGCGGCGCAGACGCAGACGCCGCACAACCACGACTCGCGCGCCTCCCGTCACCACGCATGCGCCCTCTACGACCCAAAGAGTTCCGTAA
- the LOC142974060 gene encoding high affinity copper uptake protein 1-like: MWGVERHHHDDDDPCGGHDHAMVFHSCVCAEILFNGWATTNAVQLFGSSVAIFVAAVLYEAFKCFREELTRKPGAAVGDSQLHIAKTEGGATGPTTAKASLLNTGHVIQTLMHFIQSTLSYMLMLIFMTYNVWLCLALVLGLTFGYFLFGWRRGAGALGDANEHCQ, translated from the exons ATGTGGGGAGTAGAGCGACACCACCACGACGATGACGACCCATGCGGTGGTCACGACCACGCTATGGtg TTCCACTCATGCGTTTGCGCCGAGATCCTGTTCAATGGGTGGGCGACGACGAACGCAGTGCAGCTGTTCGGCTCGTCGGTGGCCATCTTTGTGGCGGCCGTGCTGTACGAGGCCTTCAAGTGCTTCCGCGAGGAGCTGACGCGCAAGCCTGGCGCGGCTGTCGGCGACTCACAGCTGCATATCGCCAAGACTGAGGGAGGTGCCACTGGACCTACCACTGCTAA GGCATCGTTACTGAACACGGGCCACGTGATACAAACACTGATGCACTTCATCCAGTCGACTCTCTCCTATATGCTGATGTTGATCTTCATGACGTATAACGTGTGGCTGTGCTTAGCGCTGGTCCTCGGCCTTACATTCGGCTACTTCTTGTTCGGCTGGAGGCGAGGAGCCGGCGCCCTCGGCGATGCCAACGAACATTGTCAGTGA